The following proteins come from a genomic window of Hoplias malabaricus isolate fHopMal1 chromosome 15, fHopMal1.hap1, whole genome shotgun sequence:
- the mmp11b gene encoding stromelysin-3 — protein MRSADLLVLLGAVALHCAPRAHSLPPARGGIAAWHKEQGAGQEKTHVYDQKKRGRLPHVQDTLKGSGVKSMQPHAALPSNRADVWRRPRCGVPDFPSKKGNVSPHHPHQRGGHRGGRHRRKRFVLYGGRWDRTDLTYKIIRAPWQMDMDKVRRVFQEALQIWSDVTPLTFTEVTSGRADIVIDFARYWHGDNLPFDGPGGILAHAFFPKTYREGDIHFDFDEAWTLGNNMGTDLLQVAAHEFGHVLGLQHSLEPGAVMSPFYSFTYPLQLSEDDRIGIQYLYGTKRPDKDREIEDEIERATEKPRPPLITETNDIFSAVPDACLTDFDAVSMIRGELFFFKSGYVWRIRDGKLQVGYPALASRHWKGIPDNIDAAFEDRSGNIWFFQGESYWVFDAERQITGPDSVQRLGLPISHIRAALTWGEDTQKVYFFKQGNYWRFNSQENRVDSTHARSMADWRGIPNDIDAAFQDRYGFAHFLRGNQYWKFDPVEVRALEGYPRYIGMDFFNCSPSIYK, from the exons GCAGGGCAAGAGAAGACACATGTCTACGATCAGAAGAAAAGAGGAAGACTACCACACGTTCAGGACACACTGAAGGGCTCAGGCGTAAAGAGCATGCAGCCGCACGCAGCGCTGCCCAGCAACAGAGCCGACGTCTGGAGGAGGCCACGGTGTGGTGTTCCTGACTTTCCATCGAAGAAGGGAAACGTCAGCCCCCATCACCCGCACCAGAGAGGGGGCCACCGCGGGGGCAGGCACAGACGCAAGCGCTTCGTCCTCTACGGGGGACGCTGGGACAGGACTGACCTGACTTACAA GATCATACGCGCCCCGTGGCAGATGGATATGGATAAGGTGCGGCGTGTTTTCCAGGAGGCCTTACAGATCTGGAGTGATGTCACACCCCTGACCTTCACTGAGGTCACCAGCGGCAGAGCTGATATCGTCATTGACTTTGCCAG GTACTGGCACGGAGACAACCTGCCTTTTGACGGCCCAGGAGGAATCCTGGCTCATGCTTTTTTCCCCAAAACGTACCGTGAGGGAGACATACATTTCGACTTTGATGAGGCTTGGACACTGGGCAATAATATGG GTACTGACCTGCTCCAGGTGGCCGCTCATGAGTTTGGTCACGTTCTGGGCCTGCAGCACTCTCTGGAGCCTGGGGCAGTCATGTCCCCCTTCTACAGCTTCACCTATCCCCTGCAGCTCAGCGAAGACGACAGAATCGGCATCCAGTACCTGTACGGCACCAAGCGTCCAGATAAAGACAGGGAGATAGAGGATGAGATTGAGAGAGCAACTGAGAAGCCAAGGCCTCCCCTCATTACAGAGACCAATGACATCTTTAGCGCAGTG ccGGATGCTTGTCTGACAGATTTTGATGCAGTGTCTATGATCCGGGGTGAACTCTTTTTCTTCAAGTCTGGTTACGTGTGGCGTATTCGTGATGGGAAGCTCCAGGTCGGGTATCCTGCACTAGCTTCCAGACACTGGAAGGGAATCCCTGATAACATCGACGCTGCCTTTGAGGACAGATCTGGGAACATCTGGTTCTTCCAAG GTGAGAGTTACTGGGTGTTTGATGCAGAGAGGCAGATCACAGGCCCGGACTCAGTGCAGCGGCTGGGCCTTCCCATCTCACACATCCGGGCTGCCCTGACGTGGGGTGAGGACACCCAGAAGGTCTATTTCTTCAAACAAGGAAACTACTGGCGCTTTAACTCGCAGGAGAACCGGGTGGACTCCACTCATGCCCGCAGCATGGCCGACTGGAGGGGGATCCCCAACGACATAGACGCTGCCTTTCAGGACCGCTATG gATTTGCACATTTCCTGAGAGGGAACCAGTACTGGAAGTTTGACCCAGTGGAGGTCAGGGCTCTGGAGGGATATCCACGCTACATTGGCATGGACTTCTTCAACTGCTCTCCTTCCATTTATAAATAA
- the LOC136668742 gene encoding SWI/SNF-related matrix-associated actin-dependent regulator of chromatin subfamily B member 1-A, which yields MALSKTFGQKPIKFQLEEDGDFYMIGSEVGNYLRMFRGSLYKRYPSLWRRLASVEERKKIVASSHATSVTLLKASECEEIFEGNDEKYKAVSISTEPPAYLREQKAKRNSQWVPTLPNSSHHLDAVPCSTTINRNRMGRDKKRTFPLCFDDHDPAVIHENASQAEVLVPIRLDMEIDGQKLRDAFTWNMNEKLMTPEMFAEILCDDLDLNPLTFVPAIASAIRQQIESYPTDSILDEQTDQRVIIKLNIHVGNISLVDQFEWDMSEKDNSPETFALKLCSELGLGGEFVTTIAYSIRGQLSWHQRTYAFSENPLPTVEIAIRNTGDADQWCPLLETLTDAEMEKKIRDQDRNTRRMRRLANTAPAW from the exons ATGGCGCTGAGTAAAACCTTCGGACAGAAGCCGATAAAATTTCAGCTGGAGGAGGATGGAGATTTTTATATGATCGGCTCTGAG GTAGGAAACTACCTGCGTATGTTCAGAGGATCTCTGTACAAGAGATATCCATCCCTGTGGCGAAGACTCGCGTCTGTggaagagaggaaaaagatTGTAGCATCATCACACG CCACCAGTGTGACCCTGCTGAAAGCGTCCGAGTGTGAAGAGATCTTCGAGGGCAACGATGAGAAATATAAGGCAGTGTCCATCAGCACAGAGCCTCCAGCTTACCTCAG GGAGCAGAAAGCGAAGAGGAACAGCCAGTGGGTGCCCACCCTCCCCAACAGTTCCCATCACCTGGACGCTGTGCCTTGCTCAACAACGATTAACCGAAACCGCATGGGACGAGATAAAAAAAGGACTTTTCCCCTGTG TTTTGATGACCATGACCCAGCAGTGATCCATGAGAATGCCTCTCAGGCAGAAGTTCTGGTTCCAATTCGATTGGACATGGAGATTGATGGCCAGAAGCTCAGAGATGCCTTCACCTGGAACATGAATG AAAAGCTGATGACTCCTGAGATGTTTGCAGAAATCCTCTGTGATGATCTGGACCTCAACCCCTTGACCTTCGTCCCAGCCATCGCCTCCGCTATCCGGCAGCAAATTGAATCCTACCCCACGGACAGTATACTGGACGAGCAGACTGACCAAAGGGTTATCATCAAG CTGAACATCCACGTGGGGAACATTTCCCTGGTGGACCAGTTTGAGTGGGACATGTCTGAGAAGGACAACTCTCCTGAGACCTTTGCCCTGAAGCTGTGCTCTGAGCTGGGGCTCGGAGGAGAGTTTGTCACCACCATCGCTTACAGCATCCGCGGCCAGCTCAGCTGGCACCAGAGGACGTACGCCTTCAG TGAGAACCCTTTGCCAACGGTAGAGATCGCGATTCGAAACACGGGAGATGCCGACCAGtggtgccccctgctggagacCCTCACGGATGCAGAGATGGAGAAGAAGATCAGAGATCAGGACAGAAACACAAG GCGCATGCGACGACTTGCCAACACTGCCCCCGCCTGGTAG